The Kitasatospora sp. NBC_00374 genome has a segment encoding these proteins:
- a CDS encoding TetR/AcrR family transcriptional regulator has protein sequence MARMPSAERRRQLTEAAIRAMTRDGVARTTTRSIAAEAGVSLSVFHYCFDSKQALLESVIATITEHSVTMVREAIRPRATLRETIRSGFQAYWDHVAANPGEHMLTYELTQYALRQPGFEQLARRQYELYSAAYIELLDRLGHLGGFELTVPADVLARYLAAMTDGLTLNFLVLGDAEAATQILDMIADHVAGLVREPGQASARRIAGVGGDRGR, from the coding sequence ATGGCACGGATGCCGTCCGCCGAGCGGCGCAGACAGCTGACCGAGGCCGCGATCCGCGCGATGACCCGCGACGGCGTCGCCAGGACCACCACCCGGTCGATCGCCGCCGAGGCGGGCGTGTCGCTGAGCGTCTTCCACTACTGCTTCGACTCCAAGCAGGCCCTGCTGGAGTCCGTCATCGCGACGATCACCGAGCACTCCGTCACGATGGTGCGGGAGGCGATCCGGCCCCGAGCCACCCTCCGGGAGACCATCCGGTCCGGCTTCCAGGCCTACTGGGACCATGTGGCCGCCAACCCCGGCGAGCACATGCTCACCTACGAGCTCACCCAGTACGCGCTGCGCCAGCCCGGTTTCGAGCAGCTGGCCCGGCGGCAGTACGAGCTGTACTCCGCGGCCTACATCGAGCTGCTCGACCGGCTCGGGCACCTGGGCGGCTTCGAACTCACCGTCCCAGCCGACGTGCTGGCGCGCTACCTGGCGGCGATGACGGACGGGCTGACGCTGAACTTCCTCGTCCTCGGCGACGCGGAGGCGGCGACACAGATCCTCGACATGATCGCCGACCACGTCGCCGGTCTGGTCCGGGAGCCCGGGCAGGCCTCGGCCCGACGGATCGCCGGCGTCGGCGGCGACCGCG